From a region of the Besnoitia besnoiti strain Bb-Ger1 chromosome I, whole genome shotgun sequence genome:
- a CDS encoding putative heat shock protein 75 (encoded by transcript BESB_011420) yields MRRSSVNQLLLRSAKTTVRGKTTLPIVPALKESEKNVSERSPCSVLSFQRTGADLLRPREPNTGAYRSVAASCVPSATELLLNFSQRESSVSPSGNVCPVSSTPLAFSVRLQHLSRALACRGWRHFSTASYADEQTAGSTAEVNAEADHKREVSLGGKGEVHAFKAETKKLLHIVTHSLYTDKEVFIRELISNAADALEKLRFLQATAQVGGSLENESVPLEIRLGTDAAAKTFTLQDTGVGMTKEELLEHLGTIAKSGSLEFLMKHQGQKNADIIGQFGVGFYSSFVVSDRVDVYTRAHAEGAKAYLWSSDGTGEFSIKELSAEEAASAGLKRGTKIVCHLKNDCAEFANTNHVKECATRFSSFVNFPIFVTEADGTETKITAQQALWLQTAATDDEHRQFFRYLSNTSWGDPKYHIMFRTDAPLSIKALFYIPEDPPSRLFQPANEVGVSLHSRRVLVKKSATEIIPKWLGFLKGVIDCDDIPLNVSRENMQNSILIEKLSQILVRRVLKFLDDQSRSDPEKYLDFYRKYAQHLKEGVLDDAHHGSKYKDNLLKLLRFQTSETAAGELISLDKYLEMVKPGQQNIYFYCCPARETAMASPYMEQFKEWKRPVLLMMDDIDEFVAMNVQSYKDKRFVAIDAPEEDFEPLLEEGKEETKEKKVDTPGLVGEHRVELEKFIRGTLGERVSSVKFSDRLVKTPAVVTGFLSSTLRKMMKATLQGAPDAQLKMASLPVTLELNPHHQIVISLYHLQRSNSDVAKMLVEQLYDNACIAAGIMEDPRCMLERLNHLLEVTAQYAYHHKESAAPAEEATSSSADNAASGSVAEEKTPQALSASASLES; encoded by the exons ATGCGACGTTCTTCTGTCAACCAGCTACTCCTGCGGTCAGCGAAGACCACCGTTCGCGGCAAAACAACACTCCCGATCGTCCCGGCGCTgaaagaaagcgaaaaaaatgTTTCAGAGCGGTCACCCTGCTCAGTTCTGTCCTTTCAGAGGACTGGAGCTGATTTATTAAGACCCAGAGAACCGAATACTGGTGCGTATCGGAGTGTAGCGGCCTCCTGCGTGCCTTCGGCGACAGAGTTACTGCTGAATTTTTCTCAGCGTGAGTCGTCAGTTTCGCCTTCTGGAAATGTTTGTCCAGTCTCATCAACccctctcgctttctctgtGAGACTCCAACATCTATCACGCGCGCTGGCATGCAGGGGGTGGCGACACTTCTCGACCGCATCTTACGCCGACGAACAGACAGCGGGAAGTACTGCAGAGGTGAATGCCGAGGCTGACCACAAGCGCGAGGTCTCGCTGGGCGGAAAAGGTGAAGTTCATGCTTTCAAAGCAGAGACCAAAAAGCTGCTTCACATCGTCACACATTCGCTCTATACTGATAAAGAGGTGTTTATCCGGGAGCTCATATCCAACGCCGCCGATGCACTGGAAAAGCTCCGCTTCCTTCAGGCGACAGCTCAAG TGGGAGGCTCTCTTGAGAATGAATCCGTTCCGCTCGAGATTCGATTGGGCACggacgccgctgcgaagACGTTTACTCTCCAG GATACCGGCGTTGGTATGACCAAGGAGGAGCTTCTGGAGCATCTAGGGACGATCGCCAAGTCCGGAAGTCTTGAGTTTCTCATGAAACACCAAGGGCAGAAGAACGCCGACATCATCGGCCAA TTCGGCGTAGGCTTCTACTCTTCGTTCGTCGTCTCAGACCGCGTCGACGTCTACACGCgggcgcacgcagaaggcgcgaaaGCCTATCTGTGGAGCTCAGACGGGACAGGAGAATTTAGCATCAAGGAGCtgtctgcggaggaggcggcgagcgcgggtcTCAAGAGAGGAACAAAGATTGTTTGCCATTTGAAGAACGACTGCGCGGAGTTTGCCAATACCAACCACGTCAAGGAATGCGCTACGAGGTTTTCCTCGTTTGTCAA CTTCCCGATCTTTGTCACGGAGGCTGACGGGACTGAGACGAAAATCACCGCTCAGCAGGCTTTGTGGCTCCAGACTGCGGCCACGGACGACGAACACCGACAGTTCTTTAG GTACCTGAGCAACACCTCATGGGGCGACCCAAAGTACCATATTATGTTCCGCACCGATGCGCCTCTCTCGATTAAG GCTCTTTTCTACATTCCCGAAGATCCGCCGAGCCGCCTGTTCCAGCCGGCCAATGAAGTCGGGGTGTCGCTGCATTCACGGCGCGTTTTGGTGAAGAAGTCTGCGACTGAAATCATTCCCAAGTGGCTTGGCTTCCTCAAGGGCGTCATTGACTGCGATGATATTCCACTCAACGTTAGCCGCGAAAACATGCAGAACTCGATCCTGATCGAGAAGCTCTCCCAAATTCTCGTCCGGAGAGTACTCAAATTTCTCGACGACCAG TCGAGATCGGACCCGGAGAAGTACCTGGACTTCTACCGCAAGTATGCGCAACACCTGAAGGAAGGCGTTCTAGACGATGCTCACCACGGCAGCAAATACAAAGATAATCTTTTGAAGCTTCTCAG ATTCCAGACGTCGGAgacagccgccggcgaaCTGATCTCTCTAGACAAGTATCTGGAGATGGTGAAACCTGGGCAGCAGAACATTTATTTCTACTGCTGCCCGGCACGCGAG ACCGCCATGGCGTCGCCGTACATGGAGCAGTTCAAGGAGTGGAAGAGACCCGTCCTGCTGATGATGGACGACATTGACGAGTTCGTCGCCATGAATGTTCAG TCCTACAAAGACAAGAGGTTCGTGGCTATCGATGCTCCAGAAGAAGATTTCGAGCCGCTGCTTGAAGAGGGCAAGGAGGAaacgaaagagaagaaggtcGACACGCCGGGCCTCGTCGGGGAGCATCGCGTTGAACTGGAGAAATTCATCAGG GGAACCTTGGGCGAGCGCGTGTCGTCGGTGAAGTTCTCCGATCGCCTGGTCAAGACTCCGGCCGTTGTGACaggcttcctctcctccacGCTCCGGAAGATGATGAAGGCGACTCTCCAGGGAGCGCCTGACGCGCAATTGA AAATGGCCAGCTTGCCAGTCACTCTGGAGCTCAACCCGCACCACCAGATCGTCATCTCTCTGTATCACCTCCAGCGCTCCAACAGCGACGTTGCCAAA ATGCTGGTCGAGCAGCTCTACGATAACGCATGCATCGCCGCAGGTATCATGGAAGATCCACGCTGTATGCTAGAGCGCCTCAACCACCTGCTCGAGGTCACGGCGCAATATGCGTACCACCACAAGGAgagtgcggcgccggcagaagaggcgaccTCCTCCAGTGCGGATAACGCGGCATCAGGCAGCGTGGCGGAAGAGAAGACACCGCAGGCCTTATCTGCATCGGCTTCACTGGAATCTTAG
- a CDS encoding hypothetical protein (encoded by transcript BESB_011410): MQLEYAEKKDKDKRLGRLHEELALRLYSTQQELHKRQQNLEEMATVEDEVKAKRKHAEATLEQGIKDLQAEQKELDGYVTKLSNARRELNELKFTLRQAQAYNEQLEADIKLKRRETYKEHATLEKRETEKMHQDFLIDGLKEKIRDLSDQKRMYESQAAAQQTEIEAANAALREAQHEIETIAADKQRLLQQWRSSVVGMQRREEALHAIKQMVKQQEEKELNIEAEMRDVQATIRETQEQNENLTAKHNTHTRQLETIQVQIANVERDVEMAEKQNSLVQKSVHHTLQEGLRADVAVSQLRNQVKLVENSIKKTSQENTALNDQVVALLSNQSTLNRAAANASKRAQKLNDQCKRKEEEFEQVQNDTVRKRVETLELKAQNTSLKANLKRVQQALAEKEKLIDQYEAEIKKGHIEIDKKQELVEKLNKEYDERRSTFDDDSTGPLEAKIKNMRCISAKKDEQLISQQKRIRLTSAIALNSKEIREMQTAIKQMRTDMSRVNQIIVKKVEKQQVYERETQSLTHDFDLRMAEHQKVEARLAETVQSIRDEKSKLEEELVEAERQIMLWERKIFLEKEMHEALDPAVGQSEVMSMRKEIHRMQLRLEQLKKCQEQMLSEMQRLHVQLQNVWEEVEKTRRETCSLQTETAQLRVRRALNLACILQYQKLVKRLQAATERDACAPLKASTIAAIKRVRNDAKSLAETLDRLRKECPELEVLFDTFYEWAAVISAAAMPPLPASQVCEEVRNWRPNS; this comes from the exons ATGCAACTCGAATAcgcggaaaaaaaagacaagGATAAGCGCCTGGGGCGCCTGCACGAGGAACTAGCTCTTCGCTTGTATAGCACCCAACAGGAGTTGCATAAACGGCAACAGAACTTGGAGGAGATGGCTACTGTCGAAGATGAAGTGAAAGCA aaaagaaaacaTGCAGAAGCAACGTTAGAGCAGGGCATCAAAGATCTGCAAGCTGAGCAAAAGGAGCTTGACGGATACGTGACTAAGCTCAGCAATGCCCGACGTGAGCTCAACGAACTGAAGTTCACTCTGCGTCAAGCGCAAGCATACAACGAACAGCTAGAGGCCGATATCAAG CTCAAACGTAGAGAGACTTATAAGGAGCATGCCACGCTGGAGAAGCGGGAGACGGAGAAAATGCACCAAGATTTCTTGATCGACGGTCTAAAGGAAAAGATACGGGACCTCAGCGATCAAAAACGCATGTACGAGTCTCAGGCCGCTGCCCAACAAACTGAAATCGAAGCTGCCAATGCTGCGCTCCGAGAGGCCCAAC ACGAGATAGAAACCATCGCAGCAGAcaagcagcggctgctgcagcagtggCGCTCTAGTGTTGTTGGCATGCAACGCCGAGAGGAAGCTCTGCACGCCATCAAGCAAATGGTCAAACAACAGGAAGAGAAGGAATTGAATATCGAAGCGGAGATGCGAGACGTGCAG GCAACGATACGAGAAACGCAGGAGCAGAACGAAAACCTAACGGCGAAGcacaacacacacacaaggCAGCTGGAAACGATACAGGTGCAAATTGCGAACGTTGAGAGGGACGTGGAGatggcggagaagcagaacaGCCTCGTCCAGAAATCCGTCCACCATACCCTTCAGGAAGGATTAAGAGCAGATGTGGCAGTTTCTCAGTTGCGTAATCAAGTGAAG CTCGTAGAGAATAGTATCAAGAAAACAAGTCAGGAGAACACGGCGCTCAACGACCAGGTCGTGGCGCTGCTTTCGAATCAATCTACACTCaatcgcgcagcagcgaatGCGTCGAAG CGCGCGCAAAAACTCAACGATCAGTGCAAAAGGAAAGAGGAGGAGTTTGAGCAGGTTCAAAATGACACTGTTCGGAAGAGAGTCGAAACGCTGGAGCTTAAGGCTCAGAATACAAGCCTCAAGGCGAACCTCAAGCGTGTTCAGCAAGCGCTggcggaaaaagagaaactCATCGATCAG TACGAAGCTGAGATCAAGAAAGGACACATAGAAATTGACAAGAAGCAGGAACTCGTCGAGAAACTCAACAA GGAATACGATGAACGAAGGTCAACTTTCGACGATGACAGCACGGGGCCCCTGGAGGCCAAAATTAAGAACATGAGGTGT ATTTCGGCGAAAAAGGACGAGCAGCTCATTTCGCAGCAGAAGCGCATTAGACTCACATCTGCAATTGCTCTCAATTCTAAAGAGATTCGGGAAATGCAGACTGCAATAAAGCAAATGCGGACAGACATGAGCCGGGTGAACCAAATCATCGTCAAGAAAGTCGAAAAACAACAAGTATACGAGAGGGAAACCCAAAGTCTGACCCACGACTTTGACCTCCGGATGGCTGAGCATCAAAAAGTTGAAGCGCGCCTGGCGGAGACTGTACAG AGCATCCGCGATGAAAAGTCAAAGCTTGAGGAGGAACTCGTGGAGGCTGAGAGGCAAATCATGCTGTGGGAACGGAAAATCTTCCTTGAGAAAGAGATGCACGAGGCCTTAGATCCGGCCGTCGGGCAG AGCGAAGTGATGTCTATGAGGAAAGAAATCCATCGCATGCAGCTCCGACTAGAGCAGCTGAAGAAATGTCAAGAGCAAATGCTCAGCGAGATGCAGCGA CTGCATGTCCAGCTGCAAAACGTTTGGGAAGAGGTAGAGAAAACAAGGCGCGAGACGTGCAGtctgcagacagagacagctcAGCTGAGAG TCAGACGTGCGCTGAATCTTGCTTGCATCCTCCAATATCAAAAGCTGGTCAAGCGGCTTCAGGCAGCCACAGAAAGAGACGCCTGTGCTCCACTGAAA GCGTCTACCATCGCAGCGATCAAGAGAGTGCGGAATGACGCGAAAAGCCTGGCAGAAACGCTGGATCGTCTAAGAAAA GAATGCCCTGAACTTGAGGTTCTCTTTGACACATTCTACGAATGGGCAGCGGTGATCAGTGCTGCGGCGATGCCCCCGCTGCCAGCGAGTCAGGTGTGTGAGGAGGTACGCAACTGGAGACCAAACTCGTAG